The following coding sequences lie in one Arachis ipaensis cultivar K30076 chromosome B03, Araip1.1, whole genome shotgun sequence genomic window:
- the LOC107633124 gene encoding protein BIG GRAIN 1-like B — MYIMEKEENLTYLQSKRTPSFSSTLLDAIYRSIDGSKSDLDNHQQVGHHHHHLNEEKTNPTTTMKHNHGGVGGGGGRGNNKNKNKNKKEKMNNHLCRHAVMLNDEFSHQIFTNSVTSSASSECSYGVGATFSSSSKQQRKKKNQKKQQKKKEKRAGDSDGDGDSDRFARSKLRALKMYGELNRKVKQPISPGSRIASFLCSIFNSGSVKKAKKMCYVGAVDDVNLTFQHKSKSPCFSSSSSSTTMAAASFSRRSCTSKTSSSSSSNVKSDNNNNNGVKRSVRFYPVSLILGENDSQQQRYSAYSEKDPSLFPLNVRKITRSSISCIEARENHSSREGNDGKFEYISGYYGNCEDEDVDQDEDEDALSYSSSDLFELDHIICGAEGRYQEELPVYETTNLETNKAIANGLCSQENF, encoded by the coding sequence ATGTACATAATGGAGAAGGAGGAGAACTTAACCTACCTACAAAGTAAAAGAACCCCTTCTTTCTCTTCCACCCTCTTAGATGCCATATACCGTTCAATTGACGGATCAAAATCTGACCTTGACAATCATCAACAAGtgggtcatcatcatcatcacttgaATGAAGAAAAAACCAACCCAACCACCACCATGAAACATAACCATGGTGGGGTTGGGGGTGGGGGTGGTAGAGgcaacaacaagaacaagaacaagaacaagaaggagaagatgaataaTCATCTTTGTCGTCACGCAGTGATGCTAAATGATGAATTCTCTCATCAAATCTTCACGAACTCTGTCACCTCATCAGCCTCCTCAGAATGTAGCTATGGTGTTGGTGCAACATTTTCATCATCGTCAAAGCagcagaggaagaagaagaatcagaaaaagcagcagaagaagaaggaaaagcgTGCTGGTGATAGCGATGGCGATGGTGATAGTGATAGATTTGCAAGGAGCAAGCTAAGAGCATTGAAAATGTACGGCGAATTGAACCGGAAAGTTAAGCAACCAATCTCTCCGGGAAGCCGAATAGCTAGCTTCCTGTGTTCAATCTTCAACTCTGGAAGCGTGAAGAAGGCCAAGAAGATGTGTTACGTTGGAGCAGTTGATGATGTAAACTTAACATTCCAACACAAATCCAAGTCGCcatgtttttcttcttcttcttcatcaacaaCAATGGCGGCGGCTTCGTTTTCAAGAAGGTCTTGCACCAGCAAaacctcatcatcatcttcatcaaacGTGAAGAgcgacaataataataataatggagtcAAAAGATCTGTGAGATTTTACCCAGTTAGCTTAATTCTTGGGGAGAATGATTCTCAACAACAGAGGTACAGTGCTTATAGTGAGAAAGATCCAAGCTTGTTTCCATTGAATGTTAGAAAGATTACAAGAAGTTCTATTTCTTGCATAGAAGCAAGAGAAAATCATTCTTCACGTGAAGGTAATGATGGTAAATTCGAGTATATTAGTGGGTATTATGGTAATTGTGAAGATGAGGATGTGGACcaggatgaggatgaggatgctTTGAGTTATTCAAGTTCTGATCTGTTCGAATTAGATCATATTATTTGTGGAGCTGAAGGAAGGTACCAAGAAGAACTTCCGGTTTATGAGACTACAAATTTAGAAACCAACAAGGCCATTGCTAATGGTCTTTGTTCCCAggaaaatttttaa